One genomic window of Polyangiaceae bacterium includes the following:
- a CDS encoding sigma-70 family RNA polymerase sigma factor — protein sequence MNPFHVERLLRDVAPQVLGVLVRRYGDFAAAEDVLQEALIAAAQQWPEQGTPENPCGWLVHVAKRRMQDIQRAELARRRREELVVMQPEEQHAPAPDSALEFEHDDALKLLFMCCHPALTRPSAIALTLRAVGGLTTQEIARAFLVPEATMAQRISRAKQSIKQSEVPFALPGERKLRERLAAVMQVLYLVFNEGYASGGEQLLRVDLALEAIRLTRQLFQGFPEDSEVEGLLALMLLTDARRKARVGALGEPIPLDEQDRTLWDAAQIEEGTRRIEAAMQRGPTGSYQIQAAIAALHDEAETAETTDWTQISALYEALYRLTQNPMVALNGAVASAMVHGPAHGLELLSALEARDPRVTDHLRLHVARAHLLERQGEVAAALSHYRAAASKTTSYPERDYLLMRAARLEGD from the coding sequence ATGAACCCGTTCCACGTCGAGCGTCTGTTGCGTGATGTTGCGCCTCAGGTGCTCGGCGTGCTGGTGCGTCGCTACGGCGATTTCGCCGCAGCGGAAGACGTGCTTCAAGAGGCGCTGATCGCGGCGGCTCAGCAGTGGCCCGAACAAGGCACCCCAGAGAACCCTTGCGGTTGGTTGGTGCACGTCGCCAAGCGGCGTATGCAAGACATTCAGCGTGCGGAGCTCGCCCGTCGCCGCAGAGAAGAGCTGGTGGTGATGCAGCCGGAAGAGCAGCACGCCCCAGCGCCCGACAGCGCGCTCGAGTTCGAACACGACGACGCGCTCAAGCTTCTGTTCATGTGCTGTCACCCGGCGCTGACGCGACCATCGGCCATCGCGCTCACACTGCGAGCCGTGGGCGGCCTCACGACGCAGGAAATCGCGCGCGCCTTCTTGGTCCCCGAAGCCACGATGGCGCAGCGGATCAGCCGCGCGAAGCAGAGTATCAAGCAGTCCGAGGTCCCGTTTGCGCTTCCGGGGGAGAGGAAGCTTCGCGAGCGCCTCGCTGCGGTGATGCAGGTGCTGTATCTCGTGTTCAACGAAGGCTACGCGAGCGGCGGGGAACAACTGTTGCGCGTGGACCTTGCGCTGGAAGCCATTCGGCTGACCCGTCAGTTGTTTCAAGGTTTCCCTGAGGATTCTGAGGTGGAGGGGCTGCTAGCGCTGATGCTGCTGACCGACGCTCGGCGCAAAGCCCGAGTGGGTGCACTCGGGGAGCCCATCCCGCTCGACGAACAAGACCGCACCCTGTGGGACGCGGCGCAGATTGAGGAAGGCACGCGCCGCATCGAGGCGGCGATGCAACGCGGCCCGACTGGGAGCTATCAAATCCAAGCGGCCATCGCAGCGCTGCACGACGAAGCCGAAACGGCGGAAACGACGGACTGGACCCAAATCAGCGCCTTGTACGAGGCGCTATATCGCCTAACGCAGAACCCAATGGTCGCCTTGAACGGGGCCGTGGCGTCCGCGATGGTGCACGGCCCTGCACACGGGCTCGAGTTGTTGAGCGCGCTCGAGGCGCGTGACCCGCGAGTCACCGACCACCTACGGCTGCACGTGGCACGCGCTCACCTGCTCGAACGACAAGGGGAAGTTGCAGCAGCGCTCTCTCATTACCGCGCGGCAGCTTCAAAGACCACGAGCTATCCTGAGCGGGACTACCTCTTGATGCGCGCTGCTCGGCTCGAGGGTGACTAA